In one window of Zingiber officinale cultivar Zhangliang chromosome 11A, Zo_v1.1, whole genome shotgun sequence DNA:
- the LOC122030942 gene encoding (3S,6E)-nerolidol synthase 1-like isoform X4, producing MHSLYEKQSKIIDGEPNNIVEVSLLFRLLRQAQYPISTDVFYRFLDRSGEFMASLANQMEGLISLFEASNLNFGGELMLYRANEFSRIHLKPYMTSLDSDLAVHIKQILENPYHLTLQRFKARQILDNNISKSYYNFNIVELGKMDFTMIQSLHQKELKEVTRWWKESGLDQELVFARVQPLKWFIWPMTCLPNPKFSEYRIVLSKVIAFVYLLDDIFDVEGSLDELYLFTQAIERWDHSSMNSLPDYMRACFKVLQDTINEIAQIVVEEHGWNPIEYLKKSWIQLSKAFLVEAKWLIEDEVPTVDDYMKTSTISCGVPLVLVYTYFLLGHGAGNLLENLPNLISCPTRILRLWDDLGSAKDEEQKGRDGSLLASLRKENPHWSSQVARGKVMQMIEEAWEELNKESFSPSASMFSRDFVIGCLNAARMVRVMYNYSEEHKLPMLKEYINLLSKQV from the exons ATGCATTCTTTGTATGAAAAACAGTCGAAGATCATTGATGGTGAGCCAAATAATATAGTTGAAGTTAGCCTTTTGTTTCGGTTATTGAGGCAAGCTCAATACCCTATCTCCACAG ATGTGTTCTATAGGTTCCTTGATAGAAGTGGTGAGTTCATGGCATCCCTTGCAAATCAGATGGAAGGATTGATAAGTTTATTTGAagcttcaaatttaaattttggagGAGAATTAATGCTTTATAGAGCCAATGAGTTCAGTAGAATCCACCTCAAACCCTACATGACATCTTTGGATTCAGATCTTGCAGTACATATTAAACAGATACTGGAAAATCCATATCATTTGACCCTGCAAAGATTCAAAGCCAGGCAAATTCTTGATAATAATATCTCAAAATCTTATTATAATTTCAATATTGTAGAACTAGGGAAGATGGATTTCACCATGATCCAATCATTGCATCAAAAGGAATTAAAAGAAGTCACAAG GTGGTGGAAGGAGTCAGGGTTGGATCAAGAGCTAGTGTTTGCGCGAGTTCAACCCTTGAAGTGGTTCATTTGGCCAATGACGTGCCTCCCAAATCCCAAGTTTTCGGAGTATAGGATTGTTTTGTCAAAAGTCATTGCATTTGTTTATCTTCTTGATGATATTTTTGATGTCGAAGGATCACTTGATGAACTCTATCTCTTTACACAAGCCATCGAAAG ATGGGATCATTCTTCAATGAATTCACTACCGGATTACATGAGAGCATGCTTCAAGGTCCTACAAGACACCATCAATGAGATTGCTCAAATTGTGGTCGAGGAACATGGATGGAATCCGATAGAGTATCTAAAGAAATCG TGGATACAATTAAGCAAAGCATTTTTAGTGGAAGCAAAATGGTTGATAGAAGATGAAGTCCCAACAGTAGATGACTACATGAAGACTTCAACAATTAGCTGTGGTGTTCCTCTTGTCTTGGTGTACACTTATTTTCTATTAGGGCATGGCGCGGGTAATTTATTGGAGAATCTTCCAAATCTTATATCTTGCCCcacgagaattcttcgactttggGATGATTTAGGAAGCGCAAAG GACGAAGAACAAAAGGGAAGGGATGGTTCGTTATTGGCTAGCTTGAGGAAGGAGAACCCACATTGGTCGTCGCAAGTCGCAAGGGGAAAAGTGATGCAAATGATAGAAGAAGCATGGGAGGAGCTCAATAAGGAAAGCTTTAGTCCATCAGCATCAATGTTCTCTCGCGATTTTGTTATAGGTTGTTTGAACGCCGCAAGGATGGTGAGAGTGATGTATAACTACAGTGAGGAACATAAGCTCCCTATGCTTAAGGAGTATATAAACTTGTTGTCTAAACAAGTTTAG
- the LOC122030966 gene encoding uncharacterized protein LOC122030966, translating into MEEAEEKRKEAEETLYKTKVVHFLGRETPIVLQNDNGPCPLLAICNVFLLRNNISLSLDASEVSLQKLLSLVAERLIDSNSNVQDKNDEYVNNQQQNISDAIDLLPRLATGIDVNLHFRKIDDFEFTRECAIFDLVDIGLYHGWIVDPQDVYTAAAIGSKSYNTLVAELVAFEARKCEADNKGKEEGDCVDFVVSTTATLGVPSPSLSRGKSFDDHWVSNPVEQPGSNGNIQEEEELMKALNLPRAEVSEPSSASMLGLDGKVDIQISTSQAHADTLGIQATDAPHTIQQPRGKDDIQEEEKLMKALNLSTVEVSELSSVSLSGLNGKEHIQIPMSETCVDSSVVEATAVHHETNQSVSQGCNESLSLKGNMSSEDGPLLSNETTEIHSGSLLFNEATEIHRKEEAPEGPLVNERYSKSEEIGTAMPDQAPNVESSSLGSSDRCCSYQDLVNVSVNDPGSLSTDAESSLQSSNGKELSEFSAIAASSVQEHEPIYEGEETIFESGILSYANREPVYEGEIVLAEQAEKKEDCHTVNIRDVVDHKQWQLIKNFLEHNASQLTIYGLFCLQEDLKERELCVFFRNNHFSTMFKFNGELYLLATDQGYMNQPDLVWEKLNEVNGDTVFMTGHFTEFKADNQVHDSWNEQSAVTSTADYLAELESSDPSSSAFSSDLQLAIALQQQEFEQQPQQQQHPQQQQQPQQPHSQPSSGTGRSKLSSGPSASRNSGALQRSESKTKEKCCIM; encoded by the exons ATGGAGGAGGCGGAGGAGAAGCGGAAGGAGGCGGAGGAGACTCTCTACAAGACCAAGGTGGTCCACTTCCTCGGCCGCGAGACCCCGATTGTGCTCCAGAACGACAACGGTCCTTGCCCTCTTCTTGCGATAT GCAATGTTTTTCTGCTGAGGAATAATATCAGTTTGAGCTTGGACGCATCGGAGGTCTCGCTGCAGAAACTGCTTTCTCTTGTCGCGGAAAGGTTGATCGATTCCAACAGTAACGTGCAG GACAAGAATGATGAATACGTCAATAATCAGCAACAGAACATATCTGACGCAATTGATCTTCTGCCACGGCTCGCTACAGGGATTGATGTAAATCTGCATTTCAGGAA GATTGACGATTTTGAGTTTACACGTGAATGCGCCATATTTGATCTCGTTGATATTGGTCTGTACCATGGTTGGATTGTAGATCCCCAG GATGTTTACACTGCAGCAGCAATTGGATCAAAGTCTTATAACACTCTCGTCGCTGAGCTTGTTGCTTTTGAAGCAAGGAAATGTGAAGCAGATAATAAGGGCAAAGAGGAAGGAGATTGTGTTGATTTTGTTGTTTCAACTACTGCTACCTTAGGAGTTCCATCACCAAGCCTTTCAAGAGGTAAATCATTTGATGACCATTGGGTTTCAAATCCTGTTGAGCAACCAGGGAGTAATGGTAATAtccaagaagaagaggagctcatgaAAGCCTTAAATCTCCCAAGGGCTGAAGTTTCAGAACCTTCCAGTGCTTCCATGCTTGGTTTAGATGGAAAGGTTGATATTCAAATATCTACTTCTCAAGCTCATGCTGATACTTTAGGGATACAAGCTACTGATGCACCTCACACCATTCAGCAACCGAGAGGTAAAGATGATatccaagaagaagagaagctgaTGAAGGCCTTAAATCTCTCAACGGTTGAAGTTTCAGAACTTTCTAGTGTTTCTCTGTCTGGTTTAAATGGAAAGGAACATATTCAGATACCTATGTCTGAAACTTGTGTTGATTCTTCAGTGGTGGAAGCTACAGCTGTACATCATGAAACCAACCAGTCAGTATCTCAAGGCTGCAATGAATCTCTCAGTTTGAAGGGAAATATGTCTTCAGAAGATGGTCCTTTGCTTTCCAATGAAACTACTGAGATTCATAGTGGTTCTTTGCTTTTCAATGAAGCTACCGAGATTCATAGGAAGGAGGAAGCCCCTGAAGGACCTCTCGTTAATGAAAGATATAGCAAATCAGAGGAAATTGGTACTGCAATGCCTGACCAGGCTCCGAATGTAGAATCTTCTAGTCTAGGTAGCTCAGACAGGTGCTGCAGTTACCAGGACCTGGTTAATGTTTCAGTAAATGATCCTGGTAGCTTGAGCACAGATGCAGAGAGTAGTTTGCAATCCTCAAATGGGAAGGAACTTTCAGAATTTTCTGCGATTGCCGCTTCAAGTGTCCAGGAGCATGAACCTATATATGAAGGAGAAGAAACCATTTTTGAATCAGGAATTTTGTCATATGCAAATAGGGAGCCAGTCTATGAAGGTGAGATAGTACTTGCTGAGCAGGCTGAGAAAAAAGAAGACTGCCACACTGTAAACATAAGGGATGTTGTTGATCATAAACAGT GGCAACTCATAAAGAATTTTCTAGAACACAATGCCAGTCAATTGACAATTTACGG ACTGTTTTGCTTGCAAGAAGATCTTAAGGAGAGAGAACTCTGTGTATTCTTCAGAAATAATCATTTTAGCACTATGTTTAAG TTTAATGGCGAATTGTATCTCTTGGCTACTGACCAAGGTTATATGAACCAGCCAGATTTGGTTTGGGAAAAGTTAAATGAG GTCAATGGGGACACTGTTTTCATGACCGGCCACTTTACAGAATTTAAGGCTGACAATCAAGTCCACGACTCGTGGAATGAACAAAGTGCTGTGACTAGTACAGCT GATTATCTGGCAGAGCTTGAGAGCTCAGATCCCTCTAGTTCAGCTTTTAG TTCTGATTTGCAACTGGCGATAGCTCTTCAACAACAAGAGTTTGAGCAGCAGCCACAACAACAGCAACATCCTCAACAGCAGCAACAGCCGCAACAACCACATTCTCAACCATCATCTGGTACTGGCCGTTCAAAGCTTTCCAGTGGGCCTTCG GCGTCCAGGAACTCCGGTGCGCTTCAAAGGAGCGAGTCAAAAACGAAAGAGAAATGCTGCATCATGTGA
- the LOC122030942 gene encoding (3S,6E)-nerolidol synthase 1-like isoform X2, with amino-acid sequence MQRSSCLHPKFVASLHNSSSSNPLHFRKQQTTKPYHYNDHQKSLCLRHTDKLQDVRRIVDETKGEKETLFLIDSLQKLCVDYHFEEEIEAKMHSLYEKQSKIIDDVFYRFLDRSGEFMASLANQMEGLISLFEASNLNFGGELMLYRANEFSRIHLKPYMTSLDSDLAVHIKQILENPYHLTLQRFKARQILDNNISKSYYNFNIVELGKMDFTMIQSLHQKELKEVTRWWKESGLDQELVFARVQPLKWFIWPMTCLPNPKFSEYRIVLSKVIAFVYLLDDIFDVEGSLDELYLFTQAIERWDHSSMNSLPDYMRACFKVLQDTINEIAQIVVEEHGWNPIEYLKKSWIQLSKAFLVEAKWLIEDEVPTVDDYMKTSTISCGVPLVLVYTYFLLGHGAGNLLENLPNLISCPTRILRLWDDLGSAKDEEQKGRDGSLLASLRKENPHWSSQVARGKVMQMIEEAWEELNKESFSPSASMFSRDFVIGCLNAARMVRVMYNYSEEHKLPMLKEYINLLSKQV; translated from the exons ATGCAACGCTCTTCTTGTCTGCACCCTAAGTTTGTGGCTTCTCTCCACAACAGCAGCAGTAGTAATCCCCTTCACTTCCGGAAGCAGCAAACCACGAAACCCTACCATTACAATGATCATCAA AAAAGTTTATGCTTGAGGCACACTGATAAGCTACAGGATGTGAGAAGGATAGTCGATGAGACGAAAGGAGAGAAAGAGACACTCTTTTTGATTGATTCTCTTCAAAAACTATGTGTGGACTACCATTTCGAAGAAGAGATTGAAGCAAAGATGCATTCTTTGTATGAAAAACAGTCGAAGATCATTGATG ATGTGTTCTATAGGTTCCTTGATAGAAGTGGTGAGTTCATGGCATCCCTTGCAAATCAGATGGAAGGATTGATAAGTTTATTTGAagcttcaaatttaaattttggagGAGAATTAATGCTTTATAGAGCCAATGAGTTCAGTAGAATCCACCTCAAACCCTACATGACATCTTTGGATTCAGATCTTGCAGTACATATTAAACAGATACTGGAAAATCCATATCATTTGACCCTGCAAAGATTCAAAGCCAGGCAAATTCTTGATAATAATATCTCAAAATCTTATTATAATTTCAATATTGTAGAACTAGGGAAGATGGATTTCACCATGATCCAATCATTGCATCAAAAGGAATTAAAAGAAGTCACAAG GTGGTGGAAGGAGTCAGGGTTGGATCAAGAGCTAGTGTTTGCGCGAGTTCAACCCTTGAAGTGGTTCATTTGGCCAATGACGTGCCTCCCAAATCCCAAGTTTTCGGAGTATAGGATTGTTTTGTCAAAAGTCATTGCATTTGTTTATCTTCTTGATGATATTTTTGATGTCGAAGGATCACTTGATGAACTCTATCTCTTTACACAAGCCATCGAAAG ATGGGATCATTCTTCAATGAATTCACTACCGGATTACATGAGAGCATGCTTCAAGGTCCTACAAGACACCATCAATGAGATTGCTCAAATTGTGGTCGAGGAACATGGATGGAATCCGATAGAGTATCTAAAGAAATCG TGGATACAATTAAGCAAAGCATTTTTAGTGGAAGCAAAATGGTTGATAGAAGATGAAGTCCCAACAGTAGATGACTACATGAAGACTTCAACAATTAGCTGTGGTGTTCCTCTTGTCTTGGTGTACACTTATTTTCTATTAGGGCATGGCGCGGGTAATTTATTGGAGAATCTTCCAAATCTTATATCTTGCCCcacgagaattcttcgactttggGATGATTTAGGAAGCGCAAAG GACGAAGAACAAAAGGGAAGGGATGGTTCGTTATTGGCTAGCTTGAGGAAGGAGAACCCACATTGGTCGTCGCAAGTCGCAAGGGGAAAAGTGATGCAAATGATAGAAGAAGCATGGGAGGAGCTCAATAAGGAAAGCTTTAGTCCATCAGCATCAATGTTCTCTCGCGATTTTGTTATAGGTTGTTTGAACGCCGCAAGGATGGTGAGAGTGATGTATAACTACAGTGAGGAACATAAGCTCCCTATGCTTAAGGAGTATATAAACTTGTTGTCTAAACAAGTTTAG
- the LOC122030942 gene encoding (3S,6E)-nerolidol synthase 1-like isoform X3, whose amino-acid sequence MKNEFGYFYFLWANEKSLCLRHTDKLQDVRRIVDETKGEKETLFLIDSLQKLCVDYHFEEEIEAKMHSLYEKQSKIIDGEPNNIVEVSLLFRLLRQAQYPISTDVFYRFLDRSGEFMASLANQMEGLISLFEASNLNFGGELMLYRANEFSRIHLKPYMTSLDSDLAVHIKQILENPYHLTLQRFKARQILDNNISKSYYNFNIVELGKMDFTMIQSLHQKELKEVTRWWKESGLDQELVFARVQPLKWFIWPMTCLPNPKFSEYRIVLSKVIAFVYLLDDIFDVEGSLDELYLFTQAIERWDHSSMNSLPDYMRACFKVLQDTINEIAQIVVEEHGWNPIEYLKKSWIQLSKAFLVEAKWLIEDEVPTVDDYMKTSTISCGVPLVLVYTYFLLGHGAGNLLENLPNLISCPTRILRLWDDLGSAKDEEQKGRDGSLLASLRKENPHWSSQVARGKVMQMIEEAWEELNKESFSPSASMFSRDFVIGCLNAARMVRVMYNYSEEHKLPMLKEYINLLSKQV is encoded by the exons ATGAAAAAtgaatttggatatttttattttttatgggcAAATGAG AAAAGTTTATGCTTGAGGCACACTGATAAGCTACAGGATGTGAGAAGGATAGTCGATGAGACGAAAGGAGAGAAAGAGACACTCTTTTTGATTGATTCTCTTCAAAAACTATGTGTGGACTACCATTTCGAAGAAGAGATTGAAGCAAAGATGCATTCTTTGTATGAAAAACAGTCGAAGATCATTGATGGTGAGCCAAATAATATAGTTGAAGTTAGCCTTTTGTTTCGGTTATTGAGGCAAGCTCAATACCCTATCTCCACAG ATGTGTTCTATAGGTTCCTTGATAGAAGTGGTGAGTTCATGGCATCCCTTGCAAATCAGATGGAAGGATTGATAAGTTTATTTGAagcttcaaatttaaattttggagGAGAATTAATGCTTTATAGAGCCAATGAGTTCAGTAGAATCCACCTCAAACCCTACATGACATCTTTGGATTCAGATCTTGCAGTACATATTAAACAGATACTGGAAAATCCATATCATTTGACCCTGCAAAGATTCAAAGCCAGGCAAATTCTTGATAATAATATCTCAAAATCTTATTATAATTTCAATATTGTAGAACTAGGGAAGATGGATTTCACCATGATCCAATCATTGCATCAAAAGGAATTAAAAGAAGTCACAAG GTGGTGGAAGGAGTCAGGGTTGGATCAAGAGCTAGTGTTTGCGCGAGTTCAACCCTTGAAGTGGTTCATTTGGCCAATGACGTGCCTCCCAAATCCCAAGTTTTCGGAGTATAGGATTGTTTTGTCAAAAGTCATTGCATTTGTTTATCTTCTTGATGATATTTTTGATGTCGAAGGATCACTTGATGAACTCTATCTCTTTACACAAGCCATCGAAAG ATGGGATCATTCTTCAATGAATTCACTACCGGATTACATGAGAGCATGCTTCAAGGTCCTACAAGACACCATCAATGAGATTGCTCAAATTGTGGTCGAGGAACATGGATGGAATCCGATAGAGTATCTAAAGAAATCG TGGATACAATTAAGCAAAGCATTTTTAGTGGAAGCAAAATGGTTGATAGAAGATGAAGTCCCAACAGTAGATGACTACATGAAGACTTCAACAATTAGCTGTGGTGTTCCTCTTGTCTTGGTGTACACTTATTTTCTATTAGGGCATGGCGCGGGTAATTTATTGGAGAATCTTCCAAATCTTATATCTTGCCCcacgagaattcttcgactttggGATGATTTAGGAAGCGCAAAG GACGAAGAACAAAAGGGAAGGGATGGTTCGTTATTGGCTAGCTTGAGGAAGGAGAACCCACATTGGTCGTCGCAAGTCGCAAGGGGAAAAGTGATGCAAATGATAGAAGAAGCATGGGAGGAGCTCAATAAGGAAAGCTTTAGTCCATCAGCATCAATGTTCTCTCGCGATTTTGTTATAGGTTGTTTGAACGCCGCAAGGATGGTGAGAGTGATGTATAACTACAGTGAGGAACATAAGCTCCCTATGCTTAAGGAGTATATAAACTTGTTGTCTAAACAAGTTTAG
- the LOC122030942 gene encoding (3S,6E)-nerolidol synthase 1-like isoform X1 — MQRSSCLHPKFVASLHNSSSSNPLHFRKQQTTKPYHYNDHQKSLCLRHTDKLQDVRRIVDETKGEKETLFLIDSLQKLCVDYHFEEEIEAKMHSLYEKQSKIIDGEPNNIVEVSLLFRLLRQAQYPISTDVFYRFLDRSGEFMASLANQMEGLISLFEASNLNFGGELMLYRANEFSRIHLKPYMTSLDSDLAVHIKQILENPYHLTLQRFKARQILDNNISKSYYNFNIVELGKMDFTMIQSLHQKELKEVTRWWKESGLDQELVFARVQPLKWFIWPMTCLPNPKFSEYRIVLSKVIAFVYLLDDIFDVEGSLDELYLFTQAIERWDHSSMNSLPDYMRACFKVLQDTINEIAQIVVEEHGWNPIEYLKKSWIQLSKAFLVEAKWLIEDEVPTVDDYMKTSTISCGVPLVLVYTYFLLGHGAGNLLENLPNLISCPTRILRLWDDLGSAKDEEQKGRDGSLLASLRKENPHWSSQVARGKVMQMIEEAWEELNKESFSPSASMFSRDFVIGCLNAARMVRVMYNYSEEHKLPMLKEYINLLSKQV; from the exons ATGCAACGCTCTTCTTGTCTGCACCCTAAGTTTGTGGCTTCTCTCCACAACAGCAGCAGTAGTAATCCCCTTCACTTCCGGAAGCAGCAAACCACGAAACCCTACCATTACAATGATCATCAA AAAAGTTTATGCTTGAGGCACACTGATAAGCTACAGGATGTGAGAAGGATAGTCGATGAGACGAAAGGAGAGAAAGAGACACTCTTTTTGATTGATTCTCTTCAAAAACTATGTGTGGACTACCATTTCGAAGAAGAGATTGAAGCAAAGATGCATTCTTTGTATGAAAAACAGTCGAAGATCATTGATGGTGAGCCAAATAATATAGTTGAAGTTAGCCTTTTGTTTCGGTTATTGAGGCAAGCTCAATACCCTATCTCCACAG ATGTGTTCTATAGGTTCCTTGATAGAAGTGGTGAGTTCATGGCATCCCTTGCAAATCAGATGGAAGGATTGATAAGTTTATTTGAagcttcaaatttaaattttggagGAGAATTAATGCTTTATAGAGCCAATGAGTTCAGTAGAATCCACCTCAAACCCTACATGACATCTTTGGATTCAGATCTTGCAGTACATATTAAACAGATACTGGAAAATCCATATCATTTGACCCTGCAAAGATTCAAAGCCAGGCAAATTCTTGATAATAATATCTCAAAATCTTATTATAATTTCAATATTGTAGAACTAGGGAAGATGGATTTCACCATGATCCAATCATTGCATCAAAAGGAATTAAAAGAAGTCACAAG GTGGTGGAAGGAGTCAGGGTTGGATCAAGAGCTAGTGTTTGCGCGAGTTCAACCCTTGAAGTGGTTCATTTGGCCAATGACGTGCCTCCCAAATCCCAAGTTTTCGGAGTATAGGATTGTTTTGTCAAAAGTCATTGCATTTGTTTATCTTCTTGATGATATTTTTGATGTCGAAGGATCACTTGATGAACTCTATCTCTTTACACAAGCCATCGAAAG ATGGGATCATTCTTCAATGAATTCACTACCGGATTACATGAGAGCATGCTTCAAGGTCCTACAAGACACCATCAATGAGATTGCTCAAATTGTGGTCGAGGAACATGGATGGAATCCGATAGAGTATCTAAAGAAATCG TGGATACAATTAAGCAAAGCATTTTTAGTGGAAGCAAAATGGTTGATAGAAGATGAAGTCCCAACAGTAGATGACTACATGAAGACTTCAACAATTAGCTGTGGTGTTCCTCTTGTCTTGGTGTACACTTATTTTCTATTAGGGCATGGCGCGGGTAATTTATTGGAGAATCTTCCAAATCTTATATCTTGCCCcacgagaattcttcgactttggGATGATTTAGGAAGCGCAAAG GACGAAGAACAAAAGGGAAGGGATGGTTCGTTATTGGCTAGCTTGAGGAAGGAGAACCCACATTGGTCGTCGCAAGTCGCAAGGGGAAAAGTGATGCAAATGATAGAAGAAGCATGGGAGGAGCTCAATAAGGAAAGCTTTAGTCCATCAGCATCAATGTTCTCTCGCGATTTTGTTATAGGTTGTTTGAACGCCGCAAGGATGGTGAGAGTGATGTATAACTACAGTGAGGAACATAAGCTCCCTATGCTTAAGGAGTATATAAACTTGTTGTCTAAACAAGTTTAG